A portion of the Actomonas aquatica genome contains these proteins:
- a CDS encoding LytR/AlgR family response regulator transcription factor: protein MRILIVDDEPLARERLRRLVERESEMEIVGECGSGTDAITRLADGDVDILFIDMEMPGANGLEVLAKLPPNNRPAVVFATAHESFALDAFEVQAVDYLLKPFDRERFQVALERARTWREKNTGPKTNGSETREPERLTFKVDGRLVLLSPREIDWVEAADNYVVLHTAAGPRHMVRDTMAAMEKRLGKELFLRANRSALVRLDEINEVRPNSHGDYTLVLRKGVELPLSRSLRGKLDTLFTR, encoded by the coding sequence ATGCGCATACTGATTGTGGATGACGAACCGTTGGCGCGAGAACGACTCCGCCGACTGGTGGAGCGTGAATCCGAAATGGAAATTGTGGGTGAGTGTGGCAGCGGGACGGACGCGATCACCCGCTTGGCCGACGGCGACGTGGACATCCTCTTCATCGATATGGAAATGCCCGGAGCCAACGGCTTGGAGGTGTTGGCCAAGTTGCCGCCGAACAACCGTCCGGCCGTGGTATTCGCGACGGCGCACGAGAGTTTTGCGCTCGATGCCTTTGAAGTGCAGGCGGTCGACTACCTGCTGAAGCCTTTTGATCGGGAACGTTTTCAGGTCGCGCTCGAGCGGGCGCGGACATGGCGGGAGAAGAATACCGGGCCCAAAACCAATGGCAGTGAGACTCGCGAGCCGGAGCGTCTGACCTTCAAGGTTGACGGGCGTCTGGTGCTGCTCTCACCGCGCGAGATCGACTGGGTGGAGGCGGCGGACAACTACGTCGTGTTGCACACGGCTGCCGGTCCGCGTCACATGGTGCGTGATACGATGGCGGCGATGGAGAAACGCCTCGGCAAAGAACTGTTTTTGCGCGCCAACCGCTCGGCGCTGGTGCGTTTGGACGAGATCAATGAAGTGCGGCCCAACTCCCATGGCGACTACACGCTGGTGTTGCGCAAAGGGGTGGAGTTGCCGTTGAGCCGCAGCCTGCGCGGCAAGCTCGACACTCTGTTCACCCGCTGA
- a CDS encoding tetratricopeptide repeat protein: MRRVCVGLLCWVGGLAAEPPPSEAEWSERWAKDAVAAEAWLREPGEQAAEPTEWAAWAGFLAERASDADARGHFELELGLAQRALSLAERIESDQLAARARNGIGLAQWGLGDYPAAVASFSPALETFAAHEDWTWAAGAASNLGAVFHDSGERDLAVEYYQRALDYDRLGESPPAYVAETLGNLAVVWFDLGDAARAEELEREALAMRIEAEDTVGQAMSYNNLGDRALRSGDVAGARRHIEEAVALASEADNAYLQAGLQMMLAAVQARGGELAEARRNYEGAMAAFVEVGAVAERASFAGTFGEALAAVPGQEAWALEVLSDSVAELEAQGRRDTLEEKYGQLIELHRRLGQDEQAWTAAAKREAYRREWNEERMRQRAQFLNVLFAVEKKDRELERLELAEAQAAAEAARARALRNGWAGAAAVVLVVGLMVAWRYVSVRRANRQIEAANRELAQANADKDTFMGIATHDLKAPLAVVRFGLGMLRDQWGPRLDEGGRTLLADSERAAGRSVEMINAFLDAQLGRQGGEKTRLRPAEVVARVVTDVMPVAAAKGVVVEQEVAAAEEIVTDALRLERVLSNVVHNAVKFCREGGLVEIAASSDAAGWTLRVRDEGAGFGQAQASGAANAVGHQTGLRFSMQLAATLGGRLEVGNRTDRSGAEVRLSLPKLPANQRVEA; the protein is encoded by the coding sequence GTGAGGCGAGTCTGCGTCGGACTACTCTGCTGGGTCGGAGGGCTCGCGGCCGAGCCGCCGCCAAGCGAGGCGGAATGGTCGGAGCGTTGGGCGAAGGACGCGGTGGCGGCGGAAGCATGGCTGCGGGAGCCGGGCGAACAGGCGGCGGAGCCGACGGAGTGGGCCGCGTGGGCGGGGTTTTTGGCGGAGCGAGCGAGCGACGCCGATGCGCGGGGGCACTTCGAATTGGAGCTGGGACTGGCGCAGCGTGCGCTCTCATTGGCGGAGCGAATCGAGAGTGATCAGCTCGCGGCGCGGGCGCGTAACGGCATCGGATTGGCGCAGTGGGGATTGGGCGACTATCCGGCGGCGGTGGCGTCGTTTTCGCCGGCCTTGGAGACCTTTGCGGCGCATGAGGATTGGACCTGGGCGGCGGGGGCGGCGTCGAATCTGGGCGCGGTGTTCCATGACTCGGGCGAGCGGGATTTGGCGGTGGAGTATTATCAGCGTGCGCTGGACTACGATCGCTTGGGAGAGTCGCCGCCGGCCTACGTGGCGGAGACGTTGGGGAACCTGGCGGTGGTGTGGTTCGACCTCGGTGATGCCGCGCGGGCGGAGGAGCTGGAGCGGGAAGCGCTGGCCATGCGTATCGAGGCGGAGGATACGGTGGGGCAGGCAATGAGTTACAACAACCTTGGCGACCGGGCGCTGCGGTCAGGCGACGTGGCGGGGGCGCGGCGGCACATCGAAGAGGCGGTGGCACTGGCGAGTGAAGCGGACAACGCCTACTTGCAGGCGGGGCTCCAGATGATGCTGGCGGCGGTGCAGGCGCGGGGCGGCGAACTGGCGGAGGCGCGACGGAATTACGAGGGGGCGATGGCGGCGTTTGTCGAGGTGGGGGCGGTGGCGGAGCGAGCGAGTTTTGCCGGCACGTTTGGGGAAGCTTTGGCGGCAGTGCCGGGGCAGGAAGCGTGGGCATTGGAGGTATTAAGCGACAGTGTGGCGGAGTTGGAGGCGCAGGGGCGGCGTGATACCTTGGAGGAAAAATATGGGCAGCTGATCGAGCTGCATCGCCGTCTGGGGCAGGACGAGCAGGCGTGGACGGCGGCGGCGAAACGCGAGGCCTATCGGCGGGAGTGGAATGAAGAGCGGATGCGGCAGCGGGCGCAGTTTTTGAATGTGTTGTTCGCGGTGGAGAAGAAGGACCGCGAGCTGGAGCGTCTGGAGTTGGCCGAGGCGCAGGCGGCGGCGGAGGCAGCGCGGGCGCGCGCGCTGCGCAATGGATGGGCGGGGGCGGCGGCGGTGGTGTTGGTCGTCGGATTGATGGTCGCGTGGCGCTATGTGTCGGTGCGGCGGGCGAACCGGCAGATCGAAGCGGCCAACCGGGAGTTGGCGCAGGCGAATGCCGACAAGGACACGTTTATGGGCATCGCGACGCATGACCTGAAAGCGCCGCTGGCGGTGGTGCGTTTTGGGCTGGGCATGTTGCGCGATCAATGGGGGCCGCGGTTGGATGAAGGCGGGCGCACCTTGCTGGCGGACAGTGAACGGGCGGCGGGTCGATCAGTGGAGATGATCAACGCGTTTCTGGATGCCCAGCTCGGGCGGCAGGGGGGCGAGAAGACGCGTTTGCGACCGGCGGAGGTGGTGGCGCGGGTGGTGACGGATGTGATGCCGGTGGCGGCGGCCAAAGGCGTGGTGGTCGAGCAGGAGGTGGCGGCGGCCGAAGAGATCGTGACGGATGCGCTGCGCTTGGAGCGGGTGTTGAGCAACGTGGTGCACAACGCGGTGAAGTTTTGCCGGGAAGGCGGGTTGGTGGAGATCGCCGCGAGCAGCGATGCGGCGGGGTGGACGCTGCGGGTGCGCGACGAAGGGGCGGGGTTTGGCCAAGCGCAGGCGAGCGGCGCGGCGAATGCGGTCGGGCACCAAACGGGGCTGCGCTTTTCGATGCAGTTGGCGGCGACGCTGGGCGGACGCCTGGAAGTGGGCAACCGAACGGATCGGTCGGGAGCGGAGGTGCGGCTCAGTTTACCCAAGTTGCCCGCGAACCAGCGGGTTGAAGCATAG